One Actinomycetota bacterium genomic region harbors:
- a CDS encoding HD domain-containing protein, with amino-acid sequence MEEKYRKIKEIVEKELSCSAHNVEHIMRVYNLCLHLAENEPDIDIDILKTAVLLHDIGRVKEDNDDSGRINHAILGAKMAENILRNLGYEEDKIEKIKHCIMTHRFRSENVPKTKEAKILFDADKLDVLGSIGIARAFIIAGQYGEKIYSDIPIDKYTKDNIVGERQNGRIKDLSKHAVNLEFEMKFKHIPEKLYTKKAKEIAKQRFKFMKQFFRRLKREINGEI; translated from the coding sequence ATGGAAGAGAAATACAGGAAAATAAAAGAAATTGTTGAAAAAGAATTATCATGCTCTGCTCATAATGTGGAACATATAATGAGAGTTTATAATCTATGTTTACATTTAGCAGAAAATGAACCAGATATAGATATAGATATTCTAAAAACAGCTGTCTTACTTCATGATATTGGAAGGGTTAAAGAAGATAATGATGATTCTGGAAGAATTAACCATGCAATTCTTGGTGCCAAAATGGCTGAAAATATTTTAAGAAATTTAGGTTATGAAGAAGATAAAATAGAAAAAATTAAACATTGCATAATGACTCATAGATTCAGAAGTGAAAATGTTCCCAAAACAAAGGAAGCAAAGATTCTCTTTGACGCTGACAAATTGGATGTTCTTGGTTCAATAGGAATTGCAAGGGCTTTTATTATAGCGGGACAATATGGAGAGAAAATCTATTCTGATATTCCCATTGATAAATATACTAAAGATAATATTGTTGGTGAAAGGCAAAATGGTAGAATCAAAGATTTATCCAAACATGCTGTAAATCTTGAGTTTGAAATGAAATTCAAACATATTCCCGAAAAGCTCTATACTAAAAAAGCAAAAGAAATTGCAAAACAAAGATTTAAATTCATGAAACAGTTCTTTAGGAGATTAAAGAGGGAAATTAATGGTGAAATATAA